From a single Chiloscyllium punctatum isolate Juve2018m chromosome 29, sChiPun1.3, whole genome shotgun sequence genomic region:
- the tmem91 gene encoding synapse differentiation-inducing gene protein 1 yields the protein MDDLCELQRPLLGKQVSGKLFSHVLPGGTSAKEGPTSPHGLTPIRNQLVPGSSPASTDSQLVPQLLDTCSLQNTVESLYCPSLTPHADLRVWASSKHCTETTFTENGPGEPKIGNSKEPKVLESEAGQAKVPTVSVDVEDLPYLETQTNYYNDGDSDSDSDSDSTLSFNIPQDYLGLAVFSMLCCFWPMGIAAFYLSQKTSKATAKGDYRQASSASRKALCTAICSIALGVCTYIGGMVALVIYLAKNGHS from the exons ATGGATGATCTGTGTGAGCTTCAGAGACCCCTGTTAGGAAAGCAGGTGAGTGGCAAACTGTTTAGTCATGTACTGCCTGGCGGAACCTCAGCCAAGGAGGGGCCCACATCTCCCCATGGCCTCACGCCAATCCGCAACCAGCTGGTACCAGGCAGCTCTCCTGCCAGCACGGACTCCCAGTTGGTCCCACAGCTCCTGGACACATGCTCACTGCAGAACACTGTCGAGTCTCTCTACTGTCCAAGCCTAACGCCGCATGCAGACCTGAGGGTCTGGGCTAGCTCAAAACACTGCACCGAGACCACTTTCACTGAGAATGGACCTGGGGAGCCGAAGATAGGAAATTCGAAAGAGCCCAAGGTTCTGGAATCGGAGGCTGGTCAGGCAAAAGTTCCGACTGTCTCAGTCGATGTGGAGGACCTTCCATATCTGGAGACACAG ACCAATTATTACAACGATGGGGACAGTGATAGTGATAGTGATAGTGACAGCACACTCTCATTCAACATTCCCCAGGATTATCTAGGACTCGCTGTCTTCTCAATGCTCTGTTGCTTCTGGCCAATGGGAATTGCTGCATTTTATTTATCACAGAAG ACCAGCAAAGCTACAGCCAAAGGGGACTATCGACAGGCCAGCTCTGCCTCCAGGAAAGCTCTGTGCACAGCCATCTGTTCTATTGCTCTTGGGGTCTGCACCTACATCGGAGGCATGGTGGCTCTGGTGATATACTTGGCAAAGAATGGGCACTCGTAG